GATGCTGATGCAGCTGATGAGTGCGAACGCACCTGTCCAATGGGTATTTGCTAAAATAATCTTACTTGTCGCTGCCATTAGCGCTAGTATTAAAGCATTCAACAATCATGCGACACCTACCCAAAGAAAAACAGGAATTCTCATTGCGGCTGTTGCCTACATTGGTATTGTGATACTCGCCTTTGCTAAACCTGCAAACTTATTTTGATCCTGATTCGATCGTCGATTTATCCTTAATAAAATTATTAACTGCACGAAATTACATTTAATAATTGGTGTATTTTTCAATATCTTAATCACTTTATTTTTGCTATCTTAAACAAATACAATCACTTAGCCTTATGGAGCCACTATGAAAACTCTTACTGCAGCGACACTACTAGCATCAGCTGGCATTTTTGGTCTCTCAGGCTGCGCATCTACCGGTAATATCACGCCACAATATGTACCGCCAAGTACCTATCAGAACTATAACTGCCAAACACTTAGCCAAGAATATAACCGTGTAAATCGTTATGTTGATGCCGCTCGTAATGAGCAGTCAACTTTGTCTACTTCAGGTGTCGGTGTTGGGGTTTCTGCTGGACGCTGGGGGATCTCACCTAATATCAGCTTTGGGGTTGGTAAAAGCAACAATACTAAAGCCCGCGATGCTAAGTTATCACGGCTTTACGGCGAGCGTGACGCGATTGTTCAATCTGCCCGTATCCAGCGTTGTAGCTTCGTCAATGGCGTTAAGATTTATGGTGAATAAATAAACTATATATAAAGTCGTTAAGGTATTATCGTTATCTCATCAAAAAAGCCAATACGCAATTAACGTATTGGCTTTTTGTTGTCTAATCATAACGAGCAATAACTCAGTCTAAGATTAAGAATTTAAGCTTTGCACCCATTGAACGATTTGTCCGCTAGGTAATGCGCCTGACTGACGCGCGACTTCTTTACCGTTTTTAAAGGCCACCATCGTCGGCAAGCTGCGAATATTGTAAGGTGCAGTTGCTTGCTCGTATTTATCAGTCTGTACTTTAGCAAAGACCACTTGTGGCAATTGACTGGCTGCCGTCTTAAACTGTGGCGCCATCATAATACAGGGCTGACACCAGCTCGCCCAAAAGTCAATAATGGTCAATACATCGTTTTTTTGAATGATTTTATTGGCTGTTTGCGCGTTTAGCTCATGAGGGCTACCGGTTAATAATGGTTGACCGCATTTACCACATTTTGGCGCAGCACTCAGCCGTGCAATTGGTACACGATTGGTTGCTTGGCAATGCGGGCATACTAGATGAGAGTTTGGCTCACTCATTATAGAACTCCTGTTTCAATGGCTATCATGATTTATTTTTATTCAAACTATTCACTAAGCCATGTTAAATATACCATAACACTGTACTTATCCATTATCCATTATCCAAGTGCGTTAATGGGTATTTTTAGATAACGAGTACCGTTGTCTTCTGGCTTTGGAAAGTGACCAGCATCAATATTGACTTGTACCGCTGGAATAATCAGACGTGGCATTCCAAGAGTAGCATCACGACGTTCACGCATCTGTACAAATTCTGCTTCATTAATACCGTCTTTCACATGAATATTGCCCAGCTTCTGCGCAGCGACAGTGGTGGTTGGGCAATGCTTGCGACCTTTACTCGGATAATCATGACACAGATACATGATCGTATTTTCAGGGAGTGCTAACAGTTTTTGGATTGACTGATACAGCGTTTTGGCATCACCACCGGGGAAGTCGCAGCGCGCCGTACCCACATCAGGTGCAAATAATGTATCCCCAACAAAGACCGCGGTTTTTTCTTTATCAGTAGCAATATAGGCCATATCAGCACGCGTATGACCTGGCACATACATCGCGGTGATGGTAATGCTACCAAGCTCTAATGTCTCACCATCGTCTGTCAAAATATCAAACTGGCTGGCATCGGTACGAAAACTGGTATCGAAGTTAAAAATCTGTTTAAATATTTTTTGTACTTCGGTGATATGCTGACCTATAACTAATTGGCCGCCAAGTGTTTCTTTTACATGGATAGCAGCCGATAGATGATCCGCATGCGCATGGGTCTCAATGATATAGACTAGCTCCCAACCATGCTCACGTACAAACTCAATGACCTCGTCAATGCTTTTGGTATCAGTGCTTCCTGAGTTGGAATCAAAGTCCAATACCGGATCGATAATCGCGCACAGTTTTTGCTGAACGTCGGCTAGTACGTGCGTATAGGTCTCGGTGTCGCTATGTAAGAATGAATGAACTTGCATGGCTGCCTCTCTACTTTTATATGAATGATTTAATCGTAAGAGTAATTAATTATATGGGCGTTCGATAATAAGAATGTTTTAATCTCTAAATAACACTTAAGTATAATATTCAGTCGTATATAATATTTAAATGTGCTAACGACTTATTTAAGACAACCAATATAGCAACTACGATACATTTTATCAATTTATATAATGTAATTAATGATAACTTGCTATAATTTTTGATATCATTGATAATTAACTATCTATTTATTAACAAGACAGCGCCCTCTATCGCTCTCTTATATAAGGAGCTCACTCTGACTACTTCTACTTCAGCATTGGGTACATCGACTCACAGCATTAGCGATGATGTATCACTTGATAATACAGCCGACTTTGCACCAATAGATCTTGCTAAGCAAATGCAACAAGCATCCATGCAAGCCAGCCAATTATTGAAGTCGCTCTCGCATCCCGATCGTTTGCTTTTATTATGCCAGCTGACTCAAGGTGAATACTGTGTCGGTGAGCTTGAAGGCTTGGTCGGTGTTGGACAGCCAAGTCTATCGCAGCAGCTGGGCATCCTACGTAAGGATGAACTGGTCACGACACGTCGCGAAGGCAAGCAAATTTACTATAGTATCGCAAGCGACGATGCCTTAGCCGTACTAGAGCTACTGTATCAACGTTTTTGTGCCAAAGCAGAATAATAGCGTACTAGCCTTACTCCTTAATACAACAGGGCTTAATGTAATGATGCTTTCTATTGTGATGACGTATTGATATGGCCTCTATCGCCGCTCGTCTGATTCCTACTTGGCTGCGTCAATACCAGCTAACAGCCTTGCCAACGGATGTCGTCGCTGGTCTTGTGGTAGGCGTACTCGTGATACCGCAAAGCCTAGGCTATGCCGTGCTCGCAGGATTGCCACCTGTTTATGGTTTATATGCGGCGATTGTGCCTGTCATCATCTACGCTTGGCTTGGCTCTAGTAATGTACAAGCTGTCGGACCAGTCGCCATTACCGCTATTATGACTGCCAGTAGCCTGCTTCCTTACGCTGAGCAAGGGACTGAGCAGTACGCGTTGATGGCAAGTTTACTGGCTCTAATGGTAGGGACGCTGCTATGGATTGCTGGGCGATTAAAGCTCGGCTGGATTATGCAGTTTATCAGTCGCGGGGTCTCGGCAGGATTTGTGAGCGGTGCTGCCGTTCTAATCTTCGTCAGCCAGCTTAAGTACTTAACCGACATTCCAATCGCTGGTAGCAGCTTAATCGGCTATTTATCTACCATGCAGATGTATGCGCGCCAACTGCATCCACTGACCTTGCTCATTGGTGTTGTTGCCTTTGCACTTTTGGTGGCGAACCGTTACGCGAGCAAATGGGTATGGCGCACATGGCTATCATCGTCCTATGCTAAATGGGCGGAGCGCTTATTCCCGCTTATCTTACTTGTTATCGCGATTGTACTCAGTATGGCATTGCATTGGAGTGCGCTTGGAGTAGCGACCATCGGTAGTATTCCGCAAGGACTACCGAGCTTTACGCTGCCTCATGTGCCAGATGTTCAAGAAGCGCTCAAGCTTCTACCGACAGCAGGACTAATGGCGCTTATCATCTTTGTGTCCAGTAGCTCAGTCGCTAGCACTTATGCTCGGCTACGTGGTGAGAGCTTTGATGCCAATCGTGAACTGACCGGACTTGGACTGGCAAACCTCTCTGGTGGGCTGTTTCAAAGCTTTGCGGTTGCAGGTGGTTTTTCACGCACTGCTATCAATGTCGATTCAGGTGCCAAAACCCCAGTGGCCAGTCTTGTGACGGTGCTGGTGATGATTGCCGCGCTGATTGCCTTTGGTAATGCGCTTGCTCCTCTACCCTATGCGCTACTTGGCGCGACTATCATGGCCTCAATCATTGGGCTGGTCGATATTGACACATTAAAGTCTGCTTGGCAGCGTGATCGCTTAGATGGTGCAAGCTTTATGGCGGCGTTCGCAGGTGTGCTGATATTTGGGCTAAATACTGGATTGGTCATTGGCCTGATGGTGTCATTCGCCAGCCTTATTTGGCAATCGAGTAAGCCGCATGTTGCCATCGTCGGACAGTTAGGAGGTACAGGACATTTTCGCAATATCAATCGTCATGACGTAGTGACCTTTAATAATCTATTACTATTGCGTATCGATGAGAGTCTATTCTTTGGTAATAGTGAGTCAGTGCACCTGCGTATTTTAAACGCTTTGCAACAGTATCCAAACGCAAATGAACTTATCTTAATTATGTCGGCAGTCAATCACATTGACCTAACTGCGCAAGAGATGCTCAGTACTCTCAATAAAGAGCTAGCGCTGCAAGATAAGCGTTTACACTTTAGCTTCGTGAAAGGTCCAGTCATGGATGTCATTGGACATACCCCTCTGATTACCAAGCTATCAGGACAGGTCTACCTAAGTACCTTAGATGCCGTCAATGCATTAAAAGATAGTTAGCAACCACTTTGTTTATACATTAGACCTTCAATCACTATTGTTGCCTACAACAAAATATCGCTATGATAGAGCCTGTGTTATGCTAGCTTATTGTATTGATAAACCTTCTTTAATAAATGCACTTTAACAAACCCAATTGAATCTATTTATGACCGATGATATAACGATCTATAAGCAAATTTACCCAAGCCAATGTATCAAAATTGCAGAGCTTGGCTATCGCTCAGTGCTCAATATACGTCCTGACGCTGAGGTTGATACTCAGCCTAACAGCTGTGATTTTGCCACGGCTACCGAGCAGGCGAACCTAACTTATCATCATATACCTTTTGATGATGAGCGCCTAAGCATGATGACTGTGCAGCAATTTGCTGATTTTTATCGTACCGCACCCAAACCTATATTGATGTTTTGTGGTACCGGTGCACGCGCTAAATTGCTGTATCAAAGCGCGTTGATGCAAGGCTTGTTATAACGTTTATATATTGAGCTTAAAACAATGGGTCTCAAAAACAACGTATCTGAGAAAGTAATATCTTAAACAAACACTAACTACATTAAATAAATCATTCTAAGAAAGGAGCTCCTATGAGCCATCAAGTTAGCATTACAGGACAAATCACCCCTGACCAAATACCTATGATTGCCGAAAACGGTTTCAAAACCATCATCAACAACCGTCCTGACGGTGAAGAGCCTGGACAGCCAACCAGCGCTGATATCGAAGCGGCTGCTAAAAAAGCGGGCCTTGCTTACAAAGAAGTGTCTTTTGCTGGTAGTGAGCTCAATCAAAATCACGTCGAAGAATTCGCGGATTTCTTCAATCAAGCCGAGCAGCCAATGCTCATATTCTGCCGTACGGGCAATCGCTCAACGGGTATCTATGAAGCCGCTAAGCGTATGGATTTGTTAGACGATTAATAAATTAGAGGTTTTAACTATTTGAGCAAGCGTTAACTAATTAAGTCCATATAAACATGTGGGCTTTTATAACAGTTAAGACGATGTTTTAAAGTATATTTGAAGTTATAAAACCACAAGGAATGTGGACTATTTGAAAAGTCATTCTAAGATGACTTTCATTTTTACAAGGAATGTTTCATGAGTAATACTGCGCTGGCCTTACTCCCTCTGGCTCTTGCCTATATTATGTTTACCTTAGGAACAGGGCTCAAACCCAGTGACTTTAAGGTTATCGCTAATCACCCCAAAGCGTTTTTCGTCGGATTAGTAAACCAAGTCATTATTGTGCCTTTAGTCGCTTTAGCAGTAGTCCTAGTGATGGGGCCACCACCAACCATCGCCTTTGGTATCATGCTAATTAGTTTTTGCCCAGGCGGCGTGACCAGTAATATGCTCACCTATTATGCCAAGGGTAATGTCGCGCTTTCAGTCGCGCTTACTGGTGTGGTTAGTCTATTATCGGTCATTACTTTGCCCATCTTAATTACTTTAGCCTTTAACCATTTTATGCAAGACCAAGCCAGCTCTATTAGCGCTGTAAAAATTGGTGTGGTGATGTTTTTATTAACGACTTTACCCGTCACCCTTGGTATGCTTGCTCGCTACAAATTCACTAACTTCATGGTGCGTAGGAGCAGTATTCTAAATGGCTTAGCCAGTATCTTTTTTGTATTGATTGTTTTTGCAGCCATCGCTTCCAACTGGGAACTCCTAAAATCACAGTTAACGTCAATGGGGCTTGAGCTGGTCCTTATCATTATGGCCTTATTTGTGTTAAGCATTTTGACTTCTAAAGCGCTAAAGCTTAGCTGGTTTGATACCAAAACCATTTCAATAGAAACCAGTATTCAAAACAGTACGACTGCAATTACTTTAGCCCCTATTATTATGGGAACGGCAGTTGGTCTACCTGCTATTGCCTTACCTGCTGCTGTATATGGGGTGCTCATGTATGTGATTGCGCTGCCAATTATTGCTTTGATTAGAAATAAGAATTGATTGTTTCTGACGTAAAAAAACCACCTCAAAAGAGGTGGCTTCTCAAACTAACTTTATAGATGAACGGCTTACTGCATAACTAAGTATTCAAAAGCACTTAGAGCAGCTTTAGAACCCTCACCCATCGCAATGTTAATCTGTTTAAAGGGTACCGTCGTTACGTCACCACAAGCAAAGATACCTTTGCGATCGGTACGGCAACGCTCATCAATCTCAATCTCACCAAAACGGTTTAAATCGACAAAGCCTTTAATGAATCCAGTATTTGGCACTAAGCCAATCTGTACGAACACTCCTGCCAAGTCACGCTCATGGGTCTCACCTGTGCTGCGATCTTGATAAACAATAGAAGTCACTTTACCATCAGTCGCTTTAATCTCTTGCGTCGCCGCCCCAGTGATAAATTCAATATTGGCTTTTTCTTTGGCTTTGTTAATCAATACCTGATCCGCTTTTAAATCATCTGCGAATTCAAGTACGGTCACATGCTTCACGATACCTGCAAGGTCTAATGCTGCTTCGACACCAGAGTTACCGCCACCGATAACTGAGATGTCTTTATCTTTAAAGAAAGGACCGTCACAGTGCGCACAGTAGGCAACGCCTTTACCGATATTTTCCTCTTCACCTGGTACACCAAGTTTACGCCATTGCGCACCAGTCGCTAAGATAATACTGCGAGTCTCAAACTTCTCACCCGTGTTTAGATGAATGCTGTAATTTTCTTCTTCCGTCTCGCTAATTTCTTTGACACTCACGTGCTCTTTGAGCGTGATATTGTACTCTTGCAAGTGCTTTTCAAAATTGGCAGACAATTCATTGCCTGTGGTCAATGGCACAGAGATTAAGTTTTCGATATCTTGTGTATCTTTCACCTGTCCACCGATACGATCTGCGACCATCGTCACTTTTAAGCCTTTACGCGCGGTATAAATCGCGGCGGCAATCCCAGCAGGACCAGCACCGATGATAGTGACATCTTGCTGCTCTAACTGCTCGGCATCATCGTCCGCTTCTGCTAATAAATCAGGGAATTGCTCTTGTAGCTTTTCAATGAGCTTGGCGGTATCAATCAGACCATTAGCAAACGGTTTACCGTTTAAAAATACTGCCGGTACGCCTTGGATGTTATTTGCTTCTACTTGCTCTTGGAACAATGCACCATCGATCATTTCATTGCTGATATCATCATTTAGTAGCGCAAACTGGTTCAACGCTTGAACGACTTCTGGGCAACTGTGGCAAGAGAGCGACACGTATGTTTGAAACTGTAATGGCTTATTGAAACGCTTGATGAGCTTTTGGATACCCTCATCTAGTTTTAGCGTATGACCACCAGCTTGTAAGATTGCCAAGATAAGCGAGGTAAATTCATGACCGCCTGGGATACCACTAAAGACGATACCAGTATCAGTCAACGTGCCACCAATATGACTACGGACCGCAAAGCTAATCGGACTTGGTAAGCTATCATCATTCGCTGTTGCATCAAAATTAATCTTATCGGTAGTGCCAGCAATTTTGGTCAAAAAATCAATTAGCTCTGCACGTTTTTGATGCTCACCACTACCCAATACGAAAGTAATTGGACGAGTCATATTTTCGCTATAGCTCTTAACAGCGTCTAATAAACTTTGATCTATCATGTTTGTTCCTCATTGTTATTCAATATGTAACGGCAACTAAGCGGCTGCACGTTTAAAGATGGAAAATTTGAAGTGAGTAATGTTGTTTAAAGTATAATTTGAATAAGGCCTACGCCCTTTAATGTCCTTATTATCATAGGTTTCGAGGGTTTGAGCAAGCAGAGAAACTCAAACTTTATATTTTATAAAACCAATCGTAAAACTGTTTTATCAATTAAATATAAATTGATAAAGCCATAATAGTCCCATTATAGTTATGGTGTAGAGGTTGTTTTTTCGCTACAATCGAGTGAGGCGAATAGGAAAAAGTCTTATTTACCTACTGGCGGATTGACTTTTAAGAGTGTTTGTTAAAGTCTTTTCTGCTGAGCTTGAGCCTTATCACTATTAAGTTAATAGCGCTTTGGCTCAATAAAATCTAAGTCTCACAATCATAGCAATTCATCACAGCAACCTTAACGACAATGCGCTGATGCTTATTGTAAGCTTGCGCTTCATAACAAGGATGACAACATGAGAAAGACTGATACGTTACAAGACAACAGAGAGATTATTGCAGAACTTAAGCAGAAAGACAGCCACTTTGCCAGTATTTTTGATGAGCATACTCAGCTTGATCAGCAAATCAATCAACTTGACAAAGATTTGGTTAAGCACGCCAGTCGTGACGAGGAAATAGAACAAATGAAGCGACGAAAACTGCATTTAAAAGATGAGATTTATAAAATAATTGATAAAAATAAACTACAATCTCATGCTTAATACTTCGTTTCTTATTAGCAAATAAAAATAAAAACCCTTCCTAGTTAACAATATAAAAAGACCCCATCAACTTATGCTGATGGGGTCTTTGTCTGTAGCGTTTATCTATCCAAGTGAAACTTTGTATACAACACTACGAACATCTAAATCATTCAAATAAAGCAATACTTAGATTTTACCAACTAGATCAAGGCTTGGTTTTAGAGTGTCGCCACCTTGTTCCCAAGCTGCTGGGCAAACTTCGCCGTCGTTTTCACGAACGTATTGTGCTGCTTTTACTTTACGTAGCATGTCTTTTGCACTACGGCCAATACCGCCAGCGTGAATTTCAGCAACCTGAATCAGACCATCTGGATCGATTAAGAAAGTACCGCGCTCAGCTAGACCAGCTTCTTCGATCATAACGTTAAAGCCACGAGTGATACGGCCAGTAGGATCACCAATCATTGGGTAAGTAACTTTACCGATAGCATCTGAAGAGTCATGCCATGCTTTGTGCGTGAAATGAGTATCGGTTGATACTGAGTAAACTTCAACGCCTAGACCTTTTAGCTCTTCGTAATGGTTTGCCATGTCTTCAAGTTCAGTTGGGCAAACAAAGGTAAAATCGGCTGGATAAAATAGGAAAATTGCCCAGCTGCCTTTTACATCTTCTGAAGTGATAGTTTTGAACTCACCGTTTACAAATGCTTCTGCTGAAAATTCTGGAATTTCTTGATTGATAATAGACGCCATGATTGGCTCCTTTTTTAATTAAGTGTTATTGAGTTAGATTGTGATTATTTATTTGATTGTTTCTGTTAAGCCTTTAACTATCTGGGCTACCTGACAAACTATACGCGAATTCTACGGTTAATCTAGTTAAAAGTTTTTAATGTGATGTTTTGTTTTATTAAACTTGTTAAACTATTCTATCTACTTTTAATCATCAGTGTACTATCGGTAAATTGCTATCATATACTGAATGAACAAGTATAAAAATTGCATTAAAAACCCATTAATAGAGAGGTTTTATGATTACCTTACGTCAGCTGGAATTTGCCTTAGCCGTTGCTAAACACCGTCACTTCAAACGCGCTGCTGAAGACTGTAACATTTCGCAGTCTGCATTGAGCTTAGGTATCGCAGAGCTAGAAAAACAGCTGGATACGCAGATTTTTGAGCGCAATAATAAACAGGTGCTGATTACCCCTATCGGGCAAGATATCCTAACGCGGGCACAGCGGGTGTTTTCTGAAGTGAGCGATTTGACCACGCGCGCGCACAGTCATCAGACGCCGCTTGCTTACCCTATGACAGTAGGTATCATTCCAACGATTGCGCCTTACCTATTGCCTAAAGTACTGCCTGCACTACGAGAGCACTATCCAGAATTCCGTATGACCATCGTTGAGCAACAAACCGAACGCCTGCTCGAACAAGTGCGCTACGGTCATATTGATACTGCCATCATTGCGCTACCTTATGCGGTAGACGGATTACATAGCTTTGAGTTTTGGGCGGAAGATTTCTTTGCGGTATTCCCAAAAGACGACGTGCATGCCAAGCTTGAAACCATCAACTCCGATGAGCTAGCGACTGCCAATCTTATGTTGCTGGGTGAAGGACATTGCTTGACCGATCAGACCTTATCTGTCTGTCACTTTGATCGTGCAGAGATGAAATCAAGCTTCTCTGATGCTAGCTTAAACACGCTTATCCAGATGGCACTTGCCAATATGGGTACGACGTTAGTACCAGAGATGGCGTTAGATCAGCTGCACCTAGAGAATCAAAATGCAGTCGCTGTACCGCTAGCAGAAAAAGGACCACATCGTCATATCGCCTTCGTTACGCGTTTAAATTACGCTCGTGTCGATGACGTAAACTTACTCGGAAAGGTGTTTAAACAGGCATTTGAAGATGCTGCTAATAAATCTTGATCTTGGCAAAAATTTTGCCCTGCACTTATCTGCTATTAATAGCGATATCGAGCCAGCGAAAGTTAATGCGCTTTGGCAAGATATCGCTGTTCGTTATAACGAAACGCAGCGCGCTTATCATACCTTAAGCCACCTTCAGCAATTGTTTGAGCAGTTCGAACAGATTAAGCGTGAGCTTAGTGAGCCACATATTATCGCATTAGCATTGTACTACCATGATGTAATTTATGATCCAACGCGCGCGGATAATGAGCTAAAAAGTGCAGAGTATGCCGTCGGGGCGCTAGGCCATTATCTGAGCGCTGAACACTGCCAGCATATCTATGCGCTTATTATGATGACCGCCAGTCATCAGCTTAATGAGTTTACAGACCCTAACAAAAGCAGTGACGCTGCTTATTTGCTAGATATGGATTTGAGTATTTTGGGTGCGTCTTGGCCTGAGTATGAACAATATGCACAAGCCGTACGCCAAGAATACATGCATGTTCCGCTTGCAGATTATCGTATTGGGCGAACGGCTGTATTAAACGGACTCTTAGCGCATCCTAAACTTTATTTGACTGACTATTACTATGAGCAGTTAGAAGTACAAGCTCGGGATAATATTAAGCGCGAAGTTAATTTGCTACTTTGCTAAGAACTTAATAAATAATTCACTTCCCTGTCGTGCTGGATGCGAGTTATAGCTCGTCTCCATAATTTCAATGTTAAAGTGAGTCTCAAAACGTTGTTGATACTCATCTCTCGTGCCACCAAAGGGTGGTTCCTGACGTCCAAAGTCGACATTAAATAATAAGCCAACCAATTTTCCTTGAGGCTTTAGCAGCGTTGCCATTTGTTGCACATACTCATCACGGCGTGAGGGGTTTATTGCACAAAAAAACGTCTGCTCGAGTATCCAATCAAACTGATATTGCTCAGGGGATAAATCAAAAAAGTCCGCACAGATTAAATGCTCATCCGGAAAGTCAGGATAGCGCTCAGAAAAATCCTTAATTGGCGCAGGGGCAAAATCAACCAAAGTGACATTGGTAAAGCCTTGCTCATGCAGATAACCCACCTCGTAAGCATTACCTGCACCCGGCACTAAAATAGCTTGGTCTTTAGCCGATTCAGGCAATTGGTCAATATAGGCTTTGAGCGGTGGCGATACCTGACCCATGTCCCATTGTATGCTCCCAGCCTCATAACGCTGCTGCCAAAACTCGGCTTGATTGACACTATCCATATAACCATCCTTGTATACTGTTTTTATTTTTATAACAATACATTTTGTACCGTTATGAACTATCATATCAGTCTTATCAAGCTTTTTTTATATTATTTACGTGGTGTATAGTTAAACCACTTAAAAGCGATACAGTGCAGATAGAATGGATTTTTTGCAGCCTCTGTCACGCTTGCGAACAGCACGCAAGAAAAATTCATACTAGCTGCACATAGCTATTAACGTATAGATTTTATTTCTCACTAGCTATATTCAATCTAACTTTCCCGTCTTACCTGCCAGCATATTATGCCAATGCTGATAATCCGGCATTGCTGTCGCCACCGTTTGCCAAAACGCACGGCTATGATTGGCATGATGCAAATGACATAGTTCATGGACGATGACGTATTCTGTGCATTCAATAGGATAAGCAGGCAGATATACTGATAGCCAAATCCGTCGCGCGCGGGTATTACAACTGCCCCAACGCGTATGCATTTTTTTCAGGCGTATCTCATTAGCATGAGCACCGACAACTGGTTGCCATTTTTCAAACAGAGAAGGCATTACTTCAGAGAGCTGGTGCCGATAATAAGCAATTTTTTCATCATGACGTAAGGTAAATAAT
The nucleotide sequence above comes from Psychrobacter sp. P2G3. Encoded proteins:
- a CDS encoding SirB2 family protein gives rise to the protein MKHLHMLMALLVVVLFLYQSYLVLSANRRAPRVVKIANHIVYALVILSGAMMLMQLMSANAPVQWVFAKIILLVAAISASIKAFNNHATPTQRKTGILIAAVAYIGIVILAFAKPANLF
- the trxC gene encoding thioredoxin TrxC; its protein translation is MSEPNSHLVCPHCQATNRVPIARLSAAPKCGKCGQPLLTGSPHELNAQTANKIIQKNDVLTIIDFWASWCQPCIMMAPQFKTAASQLPQVVFAKVQTDKYEQATAPYNIRSLPTMVAFKNGKEVARQSGALPSGQIVQWVQSLNS
- a CDS encoding MBL fold metallo-hydrolase, with amino-acid sequence MQVHSFLHSDTETYTHVLADVQQKLCAIIDPVLDFDSNSGSTDTKSIDEVIEFVREHGWELVYIIETHAHADHLSAAIHVKETLGGQLVIGQHITEVQKIFKQIFNFDTSFRTDASQFDILTDDGETLELGSITITAMYVPGHTRADMAYIATDKEKTAVFVGDTLFAPDVGTARCDFPGGDAKTLYQSIQKLLALPENTIMYLCHDYPSKGRKHCPTTTVAAQKLGNIHVKDGINEAEFVQMRERRDATLGMPRLIIPAVQVNIDAGHFPKPEDNGTRYLKIPINALG
- a CDS encoding metalloregulator ArsR/SmtB family transcription factor gives rise to the protein MQQASMQASQLLKSLSHPDRLLLLCQLTQGEYCVGELEGLVGVGQPSLSQQLGILRKDELVTTRREGKQIYYSIASDDALAVLELLYQRFCAKAE
- a CDS encoding SulP family inorganic anion transporter, with the protein product MASIAARLIPTWLRQYQLTALPTDVVAGLVVGVLVIPQSLGYAVLAGLPPVYGLYAAIVPVIIYAWLGSSNVQAVGPVAITAIMTASSLLPYAEQGTEQYALMASLLALMVGTLLWIAGRLKLGWIMQFISRGVSAGFVSGAAVLIFVSQLKYLTDIPIAGSSLIGYLSTMQMYARQLHPLTLLIGVVAFALLVANRYASKWVWRTWLSSSYAKWAERLFPLILLVIAIVLSMALHWSALGVATIGSIPQGLPSFTLPHVPDVQEALKLLPTAGLMALIIFVSSSSVASTYARLRGESFDANRELTGLGLANLSGGLFQSFAVAGGFSRTAINVDSGAKTPVASLVTVLVMIAALIAFGNALAPLPYALLGATIMASIIGLVDIDTLKSAWQRDRLDGASFMAAFAGVLIFGLNTGLVIGLMVSFASLIWQSSKPHVAIVGQLGGTGHFRNINRHDVVTFNNLLLLRIDESLFFGNSESVHLRILNALQQYPNANELILIMSAVNHIDLTAQEMLSTLNKELALQDKRLHFSFVKGPVMDVIGHTPLITKLSGQVYLSTLDAVNALKDS
- a CDS encoding sulfur transferase domain-containing protein — encoded protein: MTDDITIYKQIYPSQCIKIAELGYRSVLNIRPDAEVDTQPNSCDFATATEQANLTYHHIPFDDERLSMMTVQQFADFYRTAPKPILMFCGTGARAKLLYQSALMQGLL
- a CDS encoding TIGR01244 family sulfur transferase; protein product: MSHQVSITGQITPDQIPMIAENGFKTIINNRPDGEEPGQPTSADIEAAAKKAGLAYKEVSFAGSELNQNHVEEFADFFNQAEQPMLIFCRTGNRSTGIYEAAKRMDLLDD
- a CDS encoding bile acid:sodium symporter family protein, translating into MSNTALALLPLALAYIMFTLGTGLKPSDFKVIANHPKAFFVGLVNQVIIVPLVALAVVLVMGPPPTIAFGIMLISFCPGGVTSNMLTYYAKGNVALSVALTGVVSLLSVITLPILITLAFNHFMQDQASSISAVKIGVVMFLLTTLPVTLGMLARYKFTNFMVRRSSILNGLASIFFVLIVFAAIASNWELLKSQLTSMGLELVLIIMALFVLSILTSKALKLSWFDTKTISIETSIQNSTTAITLAPIIMGTAVGLPAIALPAAVYGVLMYVIALPIIALIRNKN
- the ahpF gene encoding alkyl hydroperoxide reductase subunit F is translated as MIDQSLLDAVKSYSENMTRPITFVLGSGEHQKRAELIDFLTKIAGTTDKINFDATANDDSLPSPISFAVRSHIGGTLTDTGIVFSGIPGGHEFTSLILAILQAGGHTLKLDEGIQKLIKRFNKPLQFQTYVSLSCHSCPEVVQALNQFALLNDDISNEMIDGALFQEQVEANNIQGVPAVFLNGKPFANGLIDTAKLIEKLQEQFPDLLAEADDDAEQLEQQDVTIIGAGPAGIAAAIYTARKGLKVTMVADRIGGQVKDTQDIENLISVPLTTGNELSANFEKHLQEYNITLKEHVSVKEISETEEENYSIHLNTGEKFETRSIILATGAQWRKLGVPGEEENIGKGVAYCAHCDGPFFKDKDISVIGGGNSGVEAALDLAGIVKHVTVLEFADDLKADQVLINKAKEKANIEFITGAATQEIKATDGKVTSIVYQDRSTGETHERDLAGVFVQIGLVPNTGFIKGFVDLNRFGEIEIDERCRTDRKGIFACGDVTTVPFKQINIAMGEGSKAALSAFEYLVMQ
- a CDS encoding DUF465 domain-containing protein, with translation MRKTDTLQDNREIIAELKQKDSHFASIFDEHTQLDQQINQLDKDLVKHASRDEEIEQMKRRKLHLKDEIYKIIDKNKLQSHA